One genomic window of Desulfovibrio inopinatus DSM 10711 includes the following:
- the queA gene encoding tRNA preQ1(34) S-adenosylmethionine ribosyltransferase-isomerase QueA yields MNEHELNAYQYHLPEELIAQTPLTKRDGSRLMVVDRGHGVVHETVFEHIAEFLPRNGVVVANNSRVMPARLLGAKSTGGKVELLLLTPLSRLTPIETSENWWQARANGLLRASKGPRPGEVIHFAPDFWLEVIERGEFGKSDVELHWQGDLQNIVDRLGHMPLPPYIRRSDTLNDKTRYQTVYAAPDKTGSVAAPTAGLHMTHDVREKLAERGIEWVDVTLHVGYGTFSPVRCHDIREHVMHNEYGEVSEQAASVLSRAKKEGRPITAIGTTSTRILEGAFARCGEIAPFSGDTNIFIRPGYQFHVVDNLVTNFHLPGSSLLIMVSALAGRDTVLQAYSHAVSSKYRFFSYGDAMLLRTKCP; encoded by the coding sequence TGTTGATAGAGGACATGGTGTCGTCCATGAGACGGTGTTTGAGCATATTGCTGAATTTCTCCCGCGAAATGGAGTTGTTGTAGCGAATAATTCTCGTGTTATGCCTGCACGTCTTTTGGGTGCAAAATCCACAGGGGGAAAAGTTGAACTCCTTTTATTAACGCCTCTCTCTCGGCTGACACCAATTGAGACGTCTGAAAATTGGTGGCAAGCACGTGCAAATGGTTTGCTCAGAGCCTCCAAGGGACCGCGCCCAGGAGAGGTTATCCATTTTGCTCCTGACTTTTGGCTCGAAGTCATTGAACGTGGGGAATTCGGAAAAAGTGACGTTGAATTACATTGGCAAGGGGATCTACAAAATATTGTCGATCGCCTCGGCCACATGCCTCTCCCCCCGTATATTCGGCGAAGCGATACGTTGAATGATAAAACTCGTTATCAAACCGTCTATGCTGCACCGGACAAGACGGGATCAGTCGCTGCGCCAACTGCCGGTTTGCACATGACGCACGATGTCCGTGAGAAGCTGGCGGAACGCGGTATCGAATGGGTCGACGTCACGCTCCATGTCGGCTACGGCACCTTTTCACCGGTGCGTTGCCATGATATCCGGGAACATGTCATGCACAACGAATACGGTGAAGTATCCGAACAAGCCGCCAGTGTGCTTTCCCGTGCCAAGAAAGAAGGACGCCCGATAACGGCTATTGGAACGACTTCGACGCGTATCCTTGAGGGAGCGTTTGCACGATGTGGGGAAATCGCCCCCTTTTCTGGGGACACCAATATCTTTATCCGTCCAGGCTATCAGTTTCATGTTGTTGACAATCTCGTGACGAATTTCCATTTGCCAGGATCGTCGCTGCTGATTATGGTGTCGGCCCTGGCCGGACGAGACACGGTGCTTCAAGCATATTCCCATGCCGTCTCGTCGAAGTATCGTTTTTTCTCGTACGGCGACGCTATGCTTCTTCGTACAAAATGCCCATAA
- a CDS encoding 4Fe-4S dicluster domain-containing protein produces the protein MSHVKIDEALCKGCLLCVTACPKEILRQADRFNQQGYKVAEVDPDKADECTGCAACGKMCPDIAITVWRTQKAKKEAAHGE, from the coding sequence ATGTCCCACGTGAAAATTGACGAGGCACTCTGCAAAGGGTGCCTACTTTGCGTCACCGCCTGTCCAAAGGAAATCTTGCGTCAGGCCGACAGGTTCAACCAGCAGGGTTACAAAGTCGCCGAAGTGGATCCGGACAAGGCCGATGAATGTACCGGCTGCGCCGCTTGCGGCAAAATGTGTCCCGATATCGCCATTACAGTTTGGCGTACCCAAAAAGCCAAGAAGGAGGCGGCACATGGCGAGTGA
- a CDS encoding 3-methyl-2-oxobutanoate dehydrogenase subunit VorB, whose product MASESRIFVKGNEAVVHGALAAGCRCYFGYPITPQNDIPELMSKLMPESGGSFVQAESEVAAANMLLGAAATGTRAMTSSSSPGISLKQEAISYMAGSRLPGVIVNMNRGGPGLGDIGPSQGDYFQSVKGGGHGDYRLLVLGPATCQEAYDLTILAFDLAFKYQNPVMILGDAIIGQMKEPVIPWKPAPVDSNEASDWALTGAKGRPMRLIKSLYLEDGALAAQNIRLRDTYKAMEAEIRAESFETDDAELVVVAYGSIGRIVKSAVRNLRKQGKKVGLYRPITLFPFPAQGLRELAQKGKRFLTIEHNLGQMVEDVKLSMIGLADSDFHGHMPGSIPSPDDFEAPILSALERSAS is encoded by the coding sequence ATGGCGAGTGAATCCCGTATCTTCGTCAAAGGCAATGAGGCCGTTGTTCACGGCGCTCTCGCTGCGGGATGCCGCTGCTATTTCGGGTATCCCATCACGCCCCAGAACGATATTCCCGAGCTTATGTCCAAGCTCATGCCCGAATCCGGTGGAAGTTTTGTTCAGGCTGAAAGCGAAGTCGCTGCGGCGAACATGCTTCTCGGTGCTGCGGCAACAGGTACCCGGGCCATGACTTCATCTTCGAGTCCGGGGATTTCACTCAAGCAAGAAGCAATATCCTATATGGCAGGCTCGCGCTTGCCCGGCGTTATTGTCAACATGAACCGTGGAGGTCCCGGTCTTGGAGATATTGGTCCGTCACAGGGCGATTATTTTCAATCCGTCAAAGGCGGAGGGCACGGCGATTACCGTCTGCTCGTCCTTGGACCGGCGACCTGCCAAGAAGCATATGATTTGACCATTCTCGCTTTTGATCTTGCGTTTAAATACCAAAATCCCGTCATGATTCTTGGTGATGCCATTATCGGTCAAATGAAAGAACCGGTCATCCCCTGGAAGCCAGCGCCGGTGGATTCCAACGAAGCGTCTGACTGGGCACTGACAGGGGCCAAAGGTCGTCCCATGCGGCTTATTAAATCGCTGTATCTTGAAGACGGTGCGTTGGCCGCACAAAATATCCGCCTGCGCGATACCTATAAAGCCATGGAAGCCGAGATTCGAGCCGAATCGTTTGAGACCGACGACGCTGAACTCGTCGTTGTAGCCTATGGCTCCATTGGTCGTATTGTGAAAAGTGCGGTTCGCAATTTGCGCAAGCAGGGGAAAAAAGTTGGCCTGTATCGTCCCATTACGCTGTTTCCTTTTCCGGCTCAGGGACTGCGCGAACTGGCACAGAAAGGAAAGCGGTTCTTAACCATCGAACACAATCTGGGCCAGATGGTCGAGGACGTCAAACTGAGCATGATCGGCTTGGCCGACTCGGATTTTCACGGCCACATGCCCGGGTCCATCCCAAGTCCTGACGACTTTGAAGCGCCGATCCTGTCGGCCCTTGAAAGGAGCGCCTCATGA
- a CDS encoding thiamine pyrophosphate-dependent enzyme → MTEQLVFDRPEVIADRATHYCPGCQHGVAQRLVGECLEEFGVVDKTIAVTSIGCSVFLYNYLLVDSVEAPHGRAPAVATGVKRAKPDNIVLAYQGDGDLASIGMAEIMHCANRGERVTIIFVNNTVYGMTGGQMAPTTMIGQKTTTCPGGRCAEREGQPFKMAEILAGLGGVAYSARVAVNNAKNLVKAKRAIKHAFQAQIDNKGFGFVEVLATCPTNWKMTPVAANERIECELIPYFPLGIYKDRLNEGEGC, encoded by the coding sequence ATGACCGAACAACTCGTTTTTGACCGGCCTGAAGTTATCGCCGATCGTGCCACGCACTATTGTCCGGGCTGCCAGCATGGTGTCGCCCAGAGGCTTGTTGGCGAATGTCTGGAAGAGTTTGGTGTTGTCGATAAAACCATTGCCGTGACAAGCATCGGCTGCTCCGTTTTTCTCTACAACTATTTGCTTGTCGACTCGGTTGAAGCGCCGCATGGTCGTGCACCTGCCGTGGCAACGGGCGTCAAACGAGCAAAACCCGACAATATCGTTCTTGCCTACCAGGGCGACGGAGATTTGGCCTCCATTGGTATGGCCGAAATTATGCACTGCGCCAACCGCGGCGAGCGTGTAACCATTATCTTCGTTAATAATACGGTATATGGCATGACCGGTGGACAAATGGCTCCAACCACAATGATTGGCCAGAAAACCACGACGTGTCCTGGTGGCCGGTGTGCCGAACGAGAAGGGCAGCCGTTCAAGATGGCTGAAATTCTCGCCGGACTTGGTGGAGTTGCGTATAGCGCCCGCGTGGCGGTGAACAACGCGAAGAACTTGGTGAAAGCAAAAAGAGCGATCAAGCATGCTTTCCAAGCGCAGATCGACAACAAAGGATTCGGGTTTGTCGAAGTGCTTGCAACCTGTCCGACCAACTGGAAAATGACGCCGGTTGCGGCCAATGAGCGCATTGAGTGCGAACTTATTCCCTACTTCCCCCTGGGAATCTACAAAGACCGTTTGAATGAAGGGGAGGGATGCTGA
- a CDS encoding 2-oxoacid:acceptor oxidoreductase family protein: MSLYKDVIIAGFGGQGVMLIGNLLAYAGMNHGLNVTYIPVYGPEMRGGTANCTVVVSDEEIGSPIIQSPESVIIMNRPSLDKFGPSLKDGGVAVINSSLVDPTLAEKDRYSVFAVPAVDIADKIGNTRMANMVALGAYIKASNVMPLDVVKDSLENVISAHYKHLIPKNSEALQAGYDHVG; encoded by the coding sequence ATGAGCCTGTATAAAGACGTCATCATCGCCGGTTTCGGCGGCCAGGGCGTAATGCTGATCGGCAATCTCCTGGCCTACGCCGGCATGAATCACGGTCTGAATGTGACCTATATTCCGGTCTATGGTCCGGAAATGCGTGGGGGAACGGCGAACTGCACCGTTGTTGTATCGGACGAAGAAATCGGTTCTCCCATTATTCAATCGCCTGAGTCCGTCATCATTATGAATCGCCCATCGCTCGACAAATTTGGTCCGAGCCTGAAAGACGGTGGTGTCGCTGTCATCAACTCGTCGCTTGTTGATCCGACGTTGGCGGAGAAAGATCGCTATTCCGTTTTTGCTGTGCCGGCGGTCGACATTGCCGACAAAATCGGCAACACCCGCATGGCCAACATGGTCGCTCTCGGGGCCTACATCAAGGCAAGCAATGTCATGCCGCTTGATGTTGTCAAAGATAGCCTCGAAAATGTCATCTCCGCTCACTACAAACATCTCATCCCCAAAAACTCCGAAGCCCTTCAAGCCGGCTACGACCACGTGGGATAA
- a CDS encoding ATP-binding cassette domain-containing protein: MSSDMTTLDSLTVTAGSDKSGNSACHDIIFTPGEITALLGPTGSGKSRFLSDIESLADNDTPSGRKILLNETPPDPDQRFELQGRLVAQLTQNMNFVLDMAVDDFILTHAKSREVPTPEETTEKVIAAANDLAGEPFAPRTQLTQLSGGQSRALMIADAALLSWSPVLLIDEIENAGVDKLRALDLLVKSDKIVVIATHDPVLALSATRRLVFEHGAVHAVLSRTQEEQDILARLTDLENTFSHVRSQLRLGKPLTIGER; the protein is encoded by the coding sequence ATGTCGTCTGATATGACCACACTCGACAGCCTCACGGTGACCGCGGGCAGTGACAAATCCGGCAACTCGGCATGCCATGATATTATTTTTACTCCCGGTGAAATCACGGCGCTGCTTGGACCGACCGGGTCCGGGAAAAGCCGGTTTCTCTCGGATATCGAATCGCTTGCCGATAATGACACCCCGTCCGGCCGGAAAATCCTACTCAATGAAACCCCGCCCGACCCCGATCAACGTTTTGAACTACAAGGACGGCTCGTTGCGCAGCTGACACAGAACATGAATTTCGTCCTCGACATGGCTGTTGACGATTTCATCCTGACGCACGCCAAAAGCCGCGAGGTTCCCACCCCGGAAGAGACGACCGAAAAGGTCATTGCCGCAGCCAACGATCTGGCCGGAGAACCGTTCGCCCCAAGAACCCAACTGACACAACTCTCGGGCGGACAATCGCGCGCGCTGATGATTGCCGACGCGGCCCTGCTCAGTTGGTCGCCGGTCTTGCTCATCGACGAAATTGAAAACGCGGGCGTCGACAAACTCCGCGCGCTCGACCTCCTCGTCAAGAGCGACAAAATCGTCGTCATCGCCACCCACGACCCCGTTCTCGCTCTGTCGGCCACTCGCCGCCTCGTGTTCGAACACGGCGCGGTCCACGCCGTCCTGTCACGTACCCAGGAAGAGCAAGACATTCTTGCCCGACTCACCGACCTCGAAAACACCTTCTCCCATGTTCGAAGTCAACTGCGATTGGGGAAGCCGTTGACAATAGGAGAACGCTAA
- a CDS encoding GTP-binding protein, which translates to MRLITVAGPPSCGKTSVLLRTCAALKKKGVACAVIKFDCLQTRDNLAYHDADIPATAVLSGGLCPDHFFATNLEETFEWAKNTGAECCVIETAGLCNRCSPHLRGALGLCVIDNLMGIDAPQKIGPMLKLADLVLVTKGDLVSQAEREVYRHRIRQMNSRAIIRHINGLTGQGCQELATVLAMAPDIVSVTDMRLRFAMPAAVCSYCLSETRIGSRYQKGNVKKAEFGDAHVV; encoded by the coding sequence ATGCGACTGATTACCGTTGCCGGACCGCCTTCATGCGGCAAGACATCGGTGCTTCTCCGCACCTGTGCCGCTCTCAAAAAGAAAGGTGTTGCCTGCGCCGTCATTAAGTTCGACTGCCTCCAAACCCGCGACAATCTCGCCTATCATGACGCGGATATTCCGGCCACGGCGGTTCTGTCCGGCGGGCTTTGTCCGGACCATTTCTTTGCCACGAATCTTGAAGAAACATTCGAGTGGGCCAAGAACACCGGTGCTGAATGCTGCGTCATCGAAACAGCTGGACTCTGCAACCGCTGTTCTCCGCACCTGCGCGGTGCTTTGGGGCTGTGTGTCATCGATAATCTTATGGGGATCGATGCCCCGCAGAAAATCGGTCCCATGCTCAAACTGGCCGACCTCGTTCTTGTCACCAAAGGCGATCTTGTTTCTCAGGCAGAACGCGAAGTCTACCGACACCGCATCCGCCAGATGAATTCTCGCGCCATTATCCGGCATATCAACGGCCTGACCGGTCAAGGATGTCAGGAGCTGGCCACCGTGCTTGCCATGGCCCCGGATATTGTCTCCGTCACCGACATGCGATTGCGGTTTGCCATGCCGGCGGCCGTCTGCTCGTACTGCCTCAGCGAAACACGTATCGGCAGCCGGTACCAGAAAGGAAATGTGAAAAAAGCCGAATTTGGAGACGCCCATGTCGTCTGA
- a CDS encoding ABC transporter substrate-binding protein, with protein MKTLDELIFSVSAMAEETTPASGKLDLLLYAPCPVKLAVKEGIDAIVRQSKDDGPPLSVHIPMGCTSVDPVDPLYRETDPDRLPDMIASIGFGDFFRQEFADHFVKAGFFEAILPDYVEPMHEQAGIIDPAGHYVIYGLTPYIFLVDMKRLGDVPPPTQWSDLLDPRYRGHINMCGDGDDMADAVLINYYKEYGWEGIERFAENVYGLMHSSHMGKSGGVSNAGGIYIIPYFFAESSKHPDHMRVIWPEDGAAASPLYFLVKKSEAERLKPLVSFLNSGFGQIESARWFLPLSGPLPEGLDKNARIKWVGWDFIAERDITTVRDELNDRFRKLVQVK; from the coding sequence ATGAAAACACTTGATGAACTCATTTTTTCCGTCTCTGCCATGGCCGAAGAGACCACTCCGGCCTCAGGGAAGCTTGACTTATTGTTATACGCACCATGTCCGGTCAAACTCGCTGTCAAAGAGGGGATTGATGCCATTGTTCGACAATCTAAAGACGACGGTCCCCCTCTCTCCGTCCATATTCCCATGGGATGCACATCGGTTGATCCGGTTGATCCACTCTATCGAGAGACCGATCCGGACCGTTTACCCGATATGATCGCATCCATTGGGTTTGGTGATTTTTTTCGACAGGAATTTGCCGATCATTTTGTAAAAGCGGGCTTTTTTGAAGCCATTCTGCCCGATTATGTCGAACCGATGCACGAACAGGCAGGTATTATCGATCCGGCAGGCCACTATGTGATTTATGGCCTCACACCGTATATTTTCCTCGTCGACATGAAACGCCTCGGCGATGTTCCGCCCCCCACACAGTGGAGCGACCTCCTCGATCCTCGTTATCGGGGACATATCAATATGTGCGGAGACGGCGACGATATGGCCGATGCCGTCCTTATCAACTATTATAAAGAGTATGGTTGGGAAGGTATCGAACGCTTTGCCGAAAACGTCTACGGGCTCATGCATTCGTCGCATATGGGGAAATCCGGCGGTGTGTCGAATGCCGGTGGAATCTATATCATTCCGTATTTCTTTGCCGAAAGTTCCAAACACCCCGACCATATGCGTGTCATCTGGCCTGAGGATGGAGCCGCTGCCAGCCCGCTCTATTTTCTCGTGAAAAAAAGCGAAGCAGAGCGATTGAAACCGCTTGTGTCCTTTCTCAATAGTGGGTTCGGCCAGATTGAAAGCGCCCGCTGGTTCCTGCCGCTTTCCGGTCCCCTGCCGGAAGGACTCGACAAGAACGCCCGTATCAAGTGGGTGGGTTGGGATTTTATTGCAGAACGCGACATCACCACGGTCCGCGACGAACTCAATGACCGCTTTCGCAAACTTGTGCAGGTGAAATAA
- a CDS encoding ABC transporter substrate-binding protein has translation MRGVRITFVFLVLIGMFGASIACAERTVMDQLGKKVALPDEVKRAVVLMHHALDIAIQLDAEGQIVGVLERWNKYLPDAVNAFPALKDMPTPGDLKTINMESLLALHPDIVIVTHYAPEDMRSQIEAAGIPVVGVSLYRADFEQASRLNPKLKDPDKAYTEGMIEGVTLLGEVFGKQDNAVKLIETIKKNRAIVAGHLSNIPDDQKVSCYMANPELHTYGSGKYTGVIMDRAGGKNVAAELDGYQKVNMEDVLRWNPSVIFVQSRYKSIVPEMKSNPAWAQVDAVKNGKIYITPEYVKPWGHPTPESMALGEIWMAKKLYPKKFADVDLPALVNSYYETFYGIPYKGQH, from the coding sequence ATGCGAGGAGTACGCATTACGTTTGTGTTTCTGGTTCTGATCGGAATGTTCGGCGCTTCGATCGCGTGTGCGGAACGCACGGTCATGGATCAACTCGGTAAGAAGGTTGCCCTGCCCGATGAGGTGAAACGTGCCGTTGTCCTGATGCACCACGCGTTGGATATCGCTATCCAACTCGATGCCGAAGGACAGATTGTCGGTGTTTTGGAACGATGGAACAAATATTTGCCCGATGCGGTCAATGCATTTCCTGCGTTAAAAGATATGCCCACACCCGGGGATTTGAAAACGATCAACATGGAGTCGTTGTTGGCGCTTCATCCCGATATCGTGATTGTCACACATTACGCGCCCGAAGATATGCGTTCGCAAATTGAAGCTGCTGGCATTCCCGTTGTCGGTGTTTCGTTGTATCGCGCCGACTTTGAGCAGGCTTCCCGCCTCAACCCCAAGTTGAAGGATCCTGATAAAGCGTACACCGAGGGGATGATCGAGGGGGTTACGTTATTGGGTGAAGTCTTTGGAAAACAAGACAATGCGGTAAAGCTCATTGAGACCATCAAAAAGAACAGAGCTATTGTTGCGGGGCATCTCAGCAACATTCCCGACGACCAAAAAGTCAGTTGCTACATGGCCAACCCAGAACTGCATACCTACGGTTCAGGGAAATATACCGGGGTCATCATGGATCGCGCCGGTGGTAAAAACGTTGCTGCTGAGTTAGATGGCTACCAGAAAGTCAATATGGAAGATGTGCTGCGCTGGAACCCCTCGGTAATTTTTGTTCAGAGCCGTTATAAATCCATCGTTCCCGAGATGAAATCCAATCCGGCATGGGCGCAAGTGGATGCGGTGAAAAATGGCAAGATTTATATTACTCCGGAATACGTCAAGCCTTGGGGGCATCCGACGCCTGAGTCCATGGCGCTTGGAGAAATCTGGATGGCGAAGAAACTCTATCCGAAAAAATTCGCCGATGTTGACCTGCCTGCGTTGGTGAATTCCTATTACGAGACATTCTACGGCATTCCCTACAAGGGACAGCACTAA
- a CDS encoding FecCD family ABC transporter permease, protein MTYTVSRQTGRMMAGLTVFVVLLCLGSLMLGRYPIDPVTAVWAVIAKFIPVSTDFPPTLQTVLFHVRLPRIGAALLIGGGLAMSGASFQGLFRNPLVSPFILGVASGAGFGAALGILLSAGMFGIQLLAFVFGALAVLLSYGMGRVYKAAPTLVLVLSGVIVGSFFSALLSLLKYVADPYDKLPVIVYWLMGSLATMTQAKLFSVCVPILLGIAVLMVVRWRINVLTLGDEEAKALGVSTGRLRLVIVLAATLITASAVSVSGIIGWVGLVIPHLARMLVGPNYSRLMPASLLLGACYMLLIDDVARTVTASEIPLGILTATIGAPVFAFLLRKGRLGWA, encoded by the coding sequence ATGACATATACTGTTTCACGTCAGACCGGTCGTATGATGGCCGGTCTGACGGTCTTCGTCGTGCTGTTGTGTCTTGGGTCGCTGATGCTTGGACGATACCCGATTGATCCTGTAACGGCGGTGTGGGCCGTTATCGCCAAGTTCATACCGGTATCCACTGACTTTCCGCCCACGCTGCAAACTGTTCTTTTCCATGTCCGACTGCCTCGCATTGGTGCGGCATTGCTTATCGGGGGCGGGCTCGCCATGTCAGGGGCATCTTTTCAAGGTCTCTTTCGGAATCCCCTGGTCTCTCCCTTTATTTTGGGTGTTGCCTCGGGTGCCGGTTTTGGCGCGGCTCTCGGAATTTTGCTGTCGGCCGGTATGTTCGGCATCCAATTGCTGGCATTTGTGTTTGGAGCTCTCGCCGTATTGCTTAGTTACGGTATGGGCCGGGTGTATAAGGCTGCACCGACCTTGGTCTTGGTACTTTCCGGCGTCATTGTCGGATCATTCTTCTCGGCGCTTCTTTCGTTACTCAAGTATGTTGCCGACCCGTATGATAAACTGCCGGTGATTGTGTATTGGCTCATGGGGTCGTTGGCGACCATGACGCAGGCAAAACTGTTTTCCGTGTGTGTCCCCATTCTATTGGGAATTGCTGTTCTCATGGTCGTGCGATGGCGCATCAATGTTCTGACATTGGGCGATGAAGAAGCCAAGGCGCTTGGCGTGTCAACAGGACGATTACGTCTTGTGATTGTGCTCGCGGCAACACTAATTACCGCGTCGGCTGTATCGGTAAGTGGCATTATCGGTTGGGTTGGGCTCGTCATTCCACATTTGGCCCGTATGCTCGTTGGACCTAATTATAGCCGACTCATGCCGGCGAGCTTGCTGCTGGGGGCGTGTTATATGTTGCTCATTGACGATGTTGCTCGAACCGTCACCGCATCGGAAATTCCACTTGGTATTTTGACTGCCACCATTGGTGCTCCAGTTTTCGCATTCCTCTTGCGAAAAGGGAGGCTCGGATGGGCGTGA
- a CDS encoding ABC transporter ATP-binding protein, with protein MGVIMEAQNIGFGYDGSQDRVFDRLSFAIHPGDVFCILGPNGTGKSTLLKCLAGIEPVSSGHVVLQNRNIATLSRAETARIIAYVPQSHQSLFAFTVFDVVVMGRAPHIGVLSSPSQKDYEIADKAITAMGITHLRDKQYTNISGGERQLVLFARILAQEPKVLLLDEPTSHLDFGNQVQVLALVKQLAERGIAVIMTTHFPDHAFLVGHETAIMASGRFMVQGPPHEVVTASRLSDVYAAEVRLVDIEGYGRICVPLLPDGVASLSHSLGEIR; from the coding sequence ATGGGCGTGATCATGGAGGCCCAGAATATCGGTTTCGGGTATGACGGAAGTCAGGATCGTGTATTCGACCGACTCAGTTTCGCTATTCATCCCGGAGACGTCTTCTGCATTTTGGGACCGAATGGCACGGGAAAGTCGACCCTCCTCAAATGCCTGGCTGGCATTGAACCGGTTTCGTCCGGACATGTTGTTCTGCAAAATAGAAATATCGCCACGCTCTCACGTGCCGAAACGGCCAGAATCATCGCCTATGTCCCGCAAAGTCATCAGAGTCTTTTTGCCTTCACGGTGTTTGATGTCGTGGTGATGGGGCGTGCGCCCCATATCGGTGTGCTGTCATCCCCATCGCAAAAAGATTACGAAATTGCCGATAAAGCCATTACTGCGATGGGAATCACGCATTTACGGGATAAACAGTACACCAACATTAGCGGTGGAGAACGGCAACTCGTCCTCTTTGCCCGTATTTTGGCGCAGGAGCCGAAGGTTCTCTTGTTGGACGAACCGACCTCCCATCTTGATTTTGGAAACCAGGTCCAGGTGTTGGCTTTGGTCAAGCAGCTAGCGGAGCGGGGTATTGCCGTGATTATGACCACTCACTTTCCGGACCATGCGTTTCTCGTAGGTCATGAAACCGCCATTATGGCTTCAGGACGATTTATGGTGCAGGGCCCGCCGCATGAGGTCGTGACCGCGTCTCGGTTGAGTGATGTTTATGCTGCAGAGGTCCGGTTGGTGGATATCGAGGGATATGGCCGCATTTGTGTGCCTTTGCTCCCTGATGGCGTTGCTTCCTTATCTCATTCTTTGGGAGAGATACGATGA
- a CDS encoding substrate-binding domain-containing protein, whose protein sequence is MRTLNVMSAGSLRLPLDEIAVMASEQENIKVAITYGPSGLLREDLEQNNAAELLVSADMGHPTQLWEQKLALPPIPFAGNSLRLMVAPGVTVPNGVDRDPPIVLDWLLGDDIRIATSTPGLDPSGDYAWECFALAESFLPGAQERLAAKALQAVGGRDPKWCHPVDGKSPVARLFLEDRTDVFLGYATSALQVASQVSGLRVCKLPEGLEVHTTCGLSVLRSASPAAYMFACLLLSIRGQSRLRQYGFRTFSS, encoded by the coding sequence ATGAGGACACTCAATGTTATGAGTGCAGGGAGCCTTCGACTCCCTCTTGATGAAATTGCCGTAATGGCGAGTGAGCAAGAAAACATCAAAGTTGCCATAACCTACGGTCCGTCAGGGCTTTTACGGGAAGACCTAGAGCAAAATAATGCTGCTGAGTTATTGGTCTCAGCCGATATGGGCCATCCGACACAGCTTTGGGAACAGAAACTTGCGCTTCCTCCCATTCCGTTTGCCGGGAATTCTCTACGTCTTATGGTGGCACCTGGCGTTACAGTTCCGAACGGTGTGGACCGTGATCCTCCAATTGTATTGGATTGGTTGTTAGGGGATGACATTCGTATTGCAACTTCGACCCCTGGACTCGATCCTTCGGGCGATTATGCGTGGGAGTGCTTTGCCTTGGCGGAATCATTTCTTCCCGGCGCACAGGAAAGGCTGGCAGCAAAGGCTCTGCAAGCCGTTGGGGGGCGAGATCCGAAGTGGTGTCATCCGGTGGATGGGAAAAGCCCGGTGGCGAGATTGTTTCTTGAAGATCGAACCGATGTTTTTCTTGGTTATGCTACATCGGCTCTCCAGGTTGCATCGCAGGTTTCTGGATTGCGTGTGTGCAAGCTCCCAGAGGGACTTGAGGTTCATACCACTTGTGGCCTGTCGGTTTTGCGATCGGCCTCTCCGGCAGCATATATGTTTGCCTGCTTGCTGCTGTCGATACGTGGACAGTCACGTCTGAGGCAATACGGGTTCCGCACGTTTTCTTCGTGA
- a CDS encoding SRPBCC family protein has protein sequence MQTSWSRSFDQEIKVNSAMLWKVLSDVSTWKDWNPGVQDITIDGPFETGVWFSMVLPDNEVIRSQLVDVQSPRSFVDETKIDETVIQVKHSIEPLTEERCCVTFAVKAEGPEAHPIGEGASGDFPEVLASLACYLEEKDKR, from the coding sequence ATGCAGACATCTTGGAGTCGTTCGTTCGATCAGGAGATAAAGGTCAATTCCGCGATGCTCTGGAAAGTATTGTCTGATGTTTCTACATGGAAGGACTGGAACCCCGGTGTTCAAGACATCACGATTGATGGCCCCTTCGAGACCGGTGTTTGGTTCTCCATGGTTCTCCCTGACAATGAGGTCATTCGCTCTCAGTTGGTTGATGTCCAATCCCCACGAAGCTTTGTCGATGAAACCAAGATTGATGAGACGGTGATTCAGGTCAAGCACAGCATAGAACCATTGACGGAGGAGCGATGCTGCGTGACCTTCGCGGTCAAAGCCGAAGGCCCGGAAGCACACCCCATCGGAGAAGGGGCTTCAGGTGATTTCCCGGAAGTTCTCGCCTCGCTGGCTTGTTACCTGGAAGAGAAGGATAAACGATAG